A stretch of Funiculus sociatus GB2-C1 DNA encodes these proteins:
- the cobU gene encoding bifunctional adenosylcobinamide kinase/adenosylcobinamide-phosphate guanylyltransferase, which translates to MQNPPEISKTAFVTRVDSTSNRHLILVTGPARSGKSEWAETLAMRSGKSVVYVATAQVDPDDLEWRSRIEQHQQRRPCEWQTLQVPITLAATIQDSVQSTCLLVDSLGTWVANFLDQDDEAWEITSVELLESLLNCPADVILVAEETGWGVVPAYPIGRKFRDRLGTLCRRLGAIANPVFLVTGGHVLNLSLLGSPLPDS; encoded by the coding sequence ATGCAGAACCCGCCGGAAATCAGTAAAACAGCCTTTGTGACACGAGTTGATTCTACTTCTAATAGGCATCTAATCTTGGTGACTGGCCCGGCGCGGTCTGGCAAAAGCGAGTGGGCGGAAACTCTAGCAATGCGTTCCGGTAAGTCTGTTGTCTACGTGGCAACGGCTCAAGTTGATCCAGATGATTTGGAATGGCGATCGCGTATTGAACAACACCAGCAGCGACGACCGTGCGAATGGCAAACGCTGCAAGTTCCTATAACTTTAGCAGCAACGATTCAAGATTCTGTTCAGTCTACTTGTCTGCTGGTTGATTCTCTGGGAACGTGGGTGGCAAATTTCTTAGACCAAGACGATGAAGCTTGGGAGATTACCTCTGTGGAGTTGCTAGAGAGTCTTTTAAACTGCCCTGCGGATGTAATTTTGGTGGCGGAGGAAACTGGTTGGGGGGTTGTCCCCGCCTATCCCATCGGTCGGAAGTTCCGCGATCGCTTGGGAACTCTGTGTCGTCGTCTTGGCGCGATCGCTAATCCCGTTTTTCTCGTCACTGGCGGTCATGTTCTTAATCTTAGTCTCCTCGGTTCCCCCTTACCAGATTCCTAA